The following proteins come from a genomic window of Streptomyces sp. ALI-76-A:
- a CDS encoding ATP-binding protein: MQEALTNTLKHAAPDPTIHVAVCVDHKLVHVTIEDTGPHRARHGGDRNDGAGQGLVGMRQRAALYQGSITAGPNTRGGWTVRALLIPTAAPFTPPTPPPSRRTRPQRKDAHDHGAVLTAPAPSTGSCPS; the protein is encoded by the coding sequence GTGCAAGAGGCCCTCACCAACACCCTCAAACACGCCGCACCCGACCCGACCATCCACGTCGCCGTCTGCGTGGACCACAAGCTGGTCCACGTCACCATCGAGGACACCGGCCCGCACCGTGCCCGGCACGGGGGCGACCGGAACGACGGCGCAGGCCAGGGCCTGGTCGGTATGCGCCAGCGTGCCGCCCTCTACCAGGGCAGCATCACCGCCGGCCCCAACACCCGCGGCGGCTGGACCGTCCGCGCCCTCCTCATCCCCACCGCGGCACCCTTCACGCCCCCGACACCTCCGCCAAGCCGCCGGACTCGCCCGCAGCGAAAGGACGCCCACGACCACGGAGCCGTCCTCACCGCCCCAGCACCGTCCACGGGAAGCTGCCCGTCATGA
- a CDS encoding response regulator transcription factor: MTTVLVVDDQALHRFGFAMLLEQHPDLTVVGEAANGAEAVKLATELHPDVVIMDIRMPGMDGIEATRRIVTSGSRSHVLVLTTVDLDEDAYAALRAGASGFLLKDVKPDELVAAIRAVAAGDAVIAPGLTRKLIDVFSQKISHRSRDQERRLASLTDREREVLSAIACGYSNAEIAAHLHVAETTVKSHVGRVLAKTGARDRVQAVVFAYDVGLVRPA; encoded by the coding sequence ATGACCACCGTCCTCGTCGTCGACGACCAGGCCCTGCACCGATTCGGCTTCGCCATGCTCCTCGAACAGCACCCCGACCTGACCGTGGTCGGCGAGGCCGCCAACGGAGCCGAAGCGGTCAAGCTGGCCACTGAACTCCACCCCGACGTCGTCATCATGGACATCCGCATGCCCGGCATGGACGGCATCGAGGCCACCCGACGCATCGTCACCTCCGGCAGCCGCTCCCACGTCCTGGTCCTGACCACCGTCGACCTCGACGAAGACGCCTACGCGGCCCTGCGCGCGGGCGCCAGCGGATTCCTCCTGAAGGACGTCAAGCCCGACGAACTCGTCGCCGCCATCCGCGCGGTGGCCGCCGGAGACGCCGTCATCGCGCCCGGCCTCACGCGGAAACTCATCGACGTCTTCAGCCAGAAGATCAGCCACCGCAGTCGCGATCAGGAACGCCGGCTCGCCTCCCTCACCGACCGCGAACGGGAGGTCCTCAGCGCCATCGCCTGCGGCTACAGCAACGCCGAGATCGCCGCCCACCTCCACGTCGCCGAAACCACCGTCAAGTCCCACGTCGGCCGCGTCCTCGCCAAGACCGGCGCCCGCGACCGCGTTCAGGCCGTGGTCTTCGCCTACGACGTGGGACTGGTCCGGCCGGCATGA
- a CDS encoding cupin domain-containing protein: MEFAKQQPTVKAPADWFTGDVWFDVIHTGQEPSRMRANPVRFSPGARTHWHSHALGQALYVVSGTALIGTRDGTVFEAHPGETVTCPPGEEHWHGAVSDRFMEHIALWEGLGDGIPETEWREPVTDQQYNAPRTTSRA; this comes from the coding sequence ATGGAATTCGCCAAGCAGCAGCCCACCGTCAAGGCACCGGCCGACTGGTTCACGGGTGACGTGTGGTTCGACGTGATCCACACCGGCCAGGAACCGTCCCGGATGCGCGCCAACCCGGTGCGCTTCTCCCCCGGCGCACGCACCCACTGGCACTCTCACGCCCTGGGCCAGGCCCTGTACGTCGTCTCCGGCACCGCCCTGATCGGCACCCGCGACGGCACGGTCTTCGAGGCTCACCCCGGCGAGACCGTCACCTGCCCGCCCGGCGAGGAGCACTGGCACGGCGCCGTGTCCGACCGTTTCATGGAGCACATCGCCCTGTGGGAGGGTCTCGGCGACGGTATCCCGGAGACCGAATGGCGGGAGCCGGTCACCGACCAGCAGTACAACGCGCCGCGCACCACCAGCCGGGCCTGA
- a CDS encoding helix-turn-helix transcriptional regulator codes for MDRSNEIREFLRTRRARITPEQAGLAPHGGARRVPGLRREEVAQLAGVSVDYYVRLERGRTQGVSETVLDAVARALHLDETERAHLFDLTQPGPARTRRKRPLAPQRVHPVLYRTLDSLSVPAVVQGRRTDVLAANKLAHALYTDFEARPRRERNFARFVFLDEAARTLYADWDQVAGDCLAMLRLYAGRHPDDPQLTELIGELSLHSDTFRRLWADHDVIAHTSGTKRLHHPLVGDLTLDYVVLAVEGDPEQTLVIYTPEPASRSAEALNILASWTSTSTSTTRPHTSGQTHNPAG; via the coding sequence ATGGACCGCAGCAACGAGATCCGTGAGTTCCTGCGCACCCGCCGGGCTCGGATCACCCCCGAACAGGCCGGTCTCGCCCCGCACGGCGGGGCCCGCCGCGTGCCGGGACTGCGCCGCGAGGAAGTCGCCCAGCTCGCCGGGGTCAGCGTCGACTACTACGTCCGCCTGGAGCGAGGCCGCACCCAGGGCGTCTCCGAAACCGTCCTGGACGCCGTCGCCCGCGCCCTGCACCTCGACGAGACCGAACGCGCCCACCTCTTCGACCTCACCCAGCCCGGACCCGCCCGGACCCGCCGCAAGCGGCCGCTCGCCCCCCAGCGAGTCCACCCGGTCCTGTACCGGACCCTGGACTCTCTCAGCGTCCCCGCGGTGGTCCAGGGGCGACGCACAGACGTCCTTGCCGCCAACAAGCTCGCCCACGCCCTCTACACCGACTTCGAAGCCAGGCCCCGCCGCGAACGCAACTTCGCCCGCTTCGTCTTCCTCGACGAGGCCGCCCGCACGCTGTACGCCGACTGGGACCAGGTCGCCGGCGACTGCCTGGCCATGCTGCGACTGTACGCCGGACGTCACCCCGACGACCCGCAGCTCACCGAGCTGATCGGCGAGCTGTCCCTGCACAGCGACACCTTCCGCCGCCTGTGGGCCGACCACGACGTCATCGCCCACACCAGCGGCACCAAACGCCTGCACCACCCGCTCGTCGGCGACCTCACCCTCGACTACGTGGTTCTGGCAGTAGAAGGCGACCCCGAGCAGACCCTGGTCATCTACACCCCGGAGCCGGCGTCCCGCTCTGCCGAAGCTCTCAACATCCTCGCCAGCTGGACCAGCACCAGCACGTCCACCACCCGCCCGCACACCTCCGGACAGACGCACAACCCAGCCGGCTGA
- a CDS encoding SDR family NAD(P)-dependent oxidoreductase — translation MASKLTGTVALVTGASSGIGAATARELAEHGASVALVARRKDRLEDLAAEIEKAGGTALVVEADIADRNQAEGAVEQVVERFGRLDTLVNNAGLMLLGPVVGADAEEWDRMIAVNLQGLLYTTRAALPHLLQAAEQGPRQVADIVNISSQAGRVASKGYGVYNLTKFGVNGFTESLRQELAQRHVRVGVLEPGAVETELVGHNTPEVRNELVDPVIGRIEVLTAEDIADGVAYMVTRPRRTAIGELWIMPTEQG, via the coding sequence GTGGCATCGAAACTTACCGGCACCGTCGCTCTCGTCACCGGCGCGAGCAGCGGGATCGGCGCCGCCACCGCCCGCGAGCTCGCCGAGCACGGTGCATCCGTCGCGCTCGTGGCCCGCCGCAAGGACCGCCTGGAAGACCTCGCCGCCGAGATCGAGAAGGCGGGCGGCACCGCGCTGGTGGTGGAAGCGGACATCGCTGACCGTAACCAGGCCGAAGGGGCCGTGGAGCAGGTCGTCGAGCGGTTCGGACGGCTGGACACGCTGGTCAACAATGCCGGTCTGATGCTCCTGGGCCCCGTGGTCGGCGCGGACGCCGAGGAGTGGGACCGCATGATCGCCGTCAACCTGCAGGGCCTGCTCTACACCACCCGTGCCGCCCTGCCGCATCTGCTGCAGGCCGCCGAACAGGGCCCGCGCCAGGTCGCCGACATCGTCAACATCAGCTCGCAGGCGGGCCGCGTGGCCAGCAAGGGCTACGGCGTCTACAACCTCACCAAATTCGGCGTGAACGGCTTCACCGAGTCCCTGCGCCAGGAACTCGCCCAGCGCCACGTGCGCGTCGGTGTCCTGGAACCGGGCGCCGTGGAGACCGAGCTGGTCGGCCACAACACGCCCGAGGTCCGCAACGAGCTGGTCGACCCCGTCATCGGGCGGATCGAGGTCCTCACCGCCGAGGACATCGCCGACGGCGTCGCCTACATGGTCACCCGCCCCCGGCGCACCGCCATCGGCGAGCTGTGGATCATGCCCACCGAACAGGGCTGA